Proteins co-encoded in one Granulicella cerasi genomic window:
- the pstS gene encoding phosphate ABC transporter substrate-binding protein PstS — protein sequence MKLKMLGVVAAMTTVLSVSAAAQNLNGAGATFPNPIYSKWFAEYAASHPGVQINYQAVGSGAGIRQASQGIVDFGATDGPMSDQQMSEAKVKLFHIPTVLGAVVPTYNIPGVSAELKFSGDIIADIYLGKITNWNDGRIKAINPGVNLPDHQILPVYRSDGSGTTYIFTDFLSKTSPDFASKVGKNTSVHWQVGIGQKGNEGVAGMVRNSPYSFGYVELIYAVQNNMNFGVVKNPAGKFVKASPATVSAAAAGAAKSMPNDFRVSITNAPGAESYPISSFTWLLIPLQSSDAKKGEILKEFLKWMLAHGESEAAALSYAPLPASVAMKVSGAINYLK from the coding sequence ATGAAGCTGAAAATGTTGGGCGTGGTCGCAGCGATGACCACAGTTTTGAGCGTAAGCGCAGCGGCGCAGAATTTGAACGGCGCAGGCGCTACCTTCCCGAATCCGATCTATTCCAAGTGGTTTGCTGAGTACGCGGCGTCGCACCCCGGCGTGCAGATCAACTATCAGGCTGTGGGCTCGGGCGCTGGCATCCGTCAGGCTTCGCAGGGCATCGTGGACTTCGGTGCAACCGACGGTCCGATGTCGGACCAGCAGATGTCGGAAGCGAAGGTCAAGCTCTTCCACATTCCGACCGTGCTCGGTGCTGTGGTTCCGACGTACAACATCCCGGGTGTATCGGCTGAGCTGAAGTTCTCGGGCGACATCATCGCGGACATCTACCTCGGCAAGATCACCAACTGGAACGATGGCCGCATCAAGGCGATCAACCCCGGCGTGAACCTCCCCGACCACCAGATCCTGCCGGTGTATCGTTCGGACGGATCGGGCACGACCTACATCTTTACCGACTTCCTCTCGAAGACTTCGCCTGACTTCGCCTCGAAGGTTGGCAAGAACACCTCGGTTCACTGGCAGGTGGGCATCGGCCAGAAGGGCAACGAAGGCGTTGCCGGCATGGTGCGCAACAGCCCGTACTCGTTCGGCTACGTTGAACTGATCTACGCGGTGCAGAACAACATGAACTTCGGCGTGGTGAAGAACCCCGCAGGCAAGTTCGTGAAGGCTTCGCCGGCGACGGTGAGCGCTGCGGCTGCGGGTGCTGCGAAGTCGATGCCGAATGACTTCCGCGTCTCGATCACCAACGCTCCGGGTGCAGAGTCCTACCCGATCTCATCGTTCACCTGGCTGCTGATCCCTCTGCAGTCGTCGGACGCGAAGAAGGGCGAGATCCTCAAGGAGTTCCTGAAGTGGATGCTTGCTCATGGCGAATCGGAAGCTGCGGCCCTGTCGTACGCTCCGCTCCCCGCATCGGTGGCGATGAAGGTTTCCGGCGCGATCAACTACCTCAAGTAG
- the cysN gene encoding sulfate adenylyltransferase subunit CysN encodes MSTTTLNLTDAQHEQRFRTFLDAHLDQEMLRFTTAGSVDDGKSTLIGRLLHDTKSVYEDQLATIRASRVNRAGEGRVDLSLLTDGLKAEREQGITIDVAYRYFSTSKRKFIIADTPGHEQYTRNMATGASTADVAIVLIDANAFAKAGGLLPQSRRHTYIASLLRIPHVVAAVNKMDLVGYSEEVYAQVKEQFTALATKLGIKSMDIVPVSALAGDNVVDPSTNMPWYTGKTLLEYLETVPLKVTDEATEPLRFPVQLVVRPDMNFRGFAGRVERGEVRAGQKVKALPSGRTTRVKSIVTYDGELKSAASPRSITIELEDEIDLSRGEMLIAENEVAPSASTAFRTMIVWMHETPLRVGKTYLAKHTTRTVRATVKAIRYRVNVNTTEHVDAAELQMNDIAEVEFETSLPLFFDAYAESRGMGSLILIDPVSNATVGAAMIIEATEASSDDAATGFAFVALRGDAAAARRIAEVLASQHQQAVIIDDVLIDEASIVSVARALQLAGVVAITSRSLDEATTAKLRDLVGDAFIESAEAAEERFVR; translated from the coding sequence ATGTCGACGACTACGTTGAACCTCACCGACGCTCAACATGAGCAACGCTTCCGCACTTTTCTCGACGCGCATCTCGACCAGGAGATGCTGCGCTTCACTACTGCTGGCTCGGTGGACGATGGCAAGTCGACGCTGATCGGTCGCCTGCTGCACGACACCAAGAGCGTCTACGAAGATCAGCTTGCGACGATCCGCGCGAGCCGCGTAAACCGCGCTGGCGAAGGCCGCGTGGATCTTTCGCTGTTGACCGATGGCCTGAAGGCCGAGCGCGAGCAGGGCATCACAATCGACGTGGCGTATCGCTACTTCTCGACCTCGAAGCGCAAGTTCATCATCGCGGACACCCCCGGCCACGAGCAGTACACGCGCAACATGGCGACCGGTGCTTCGACCGCTGATGTGGCGATTGTGCTCATCGACGCGAATGCGTTTGCTAAGGCCGGTGGCCTGCTGCCGCAGTCGCGCCGCCACACCTACATCGCTTCGCTGTTGCGCATTCCGCACGTCGTGGCAGCCGTGAATAAGATGGACCTCGTCGGCTACTCGGAAGAGGTCTACGCGCAGGTGAAGGAGCAGTTCACTGCGCTGGCGACGAAGCTCGGCATCAAGAGCATGGACATCGTTCCGGTGAGCGCGCTCGCGGGCGACAACGTTGTTGACCCGAGCACCAACATGCCTTGGTACACAGGAAAAACATTGCTCGAGTATCTCGAGACGGTGCCCCTCAAGGTGACTGACGAAGCCACAGAACCGCTGCGTTTTCCGGTGCAGCTCGTCGTGCGCCCTGACATGAACTTCCGCGGCTTTGCTGGTCGCGTGGAGCGTGGAGAAGTGCGCGCAGGGCAGAAGGTGAAGGCTTTGCCGAGCGGACGCACGACGCGCGTGAAGAGCATCGTGACGTACGACGGTGAGCTGAAGTCCGCCGCGTCGCCGCGCTCGATCACCATCGAGCTCGAGGACGAGATTGATCTCTCGCGCGGCGAAATGCTGATCGCAGAGAACGAAGTTGCGCCGTCGGCGAGCACGGCGTTTCGCACGATGATTGTGTGGATGCACGAGACGCCGCTGCGCGTAGGCAAGACGTATCTCGCCAAGCACACGACACGCACGGTGCGCGCTACCGTGAAGGCGATTCGCTATCGCGTGAACGTCAATACGACGGAGCATGTCGACGCGGCCGAGCTGCAGATGAACGACATCGCCGAGGTTGAGTTCGAGACCAGCTTGCCGCTGTTCTTCGACGCCTATGCAGAGTCGCGCGGCATGGGCTCTCTGATCCTCATCGACCCTGTAAGCAACGCTACTGTGGGCGCGGCGATGATCATCGAAGCCACGGAAGCGAGCAGCGACGATGCTGCGACGGGTTTTGCGTTCGTCGCGCTGCGCGGTGATGCCGCGGCCGCAAGGCGTATTGCTGAAGTCCTTGCATCGCAGCACCAGCAGGCTGTGATCATTGACGATGTGTTGATCGACGAGGCTTCTATCGTCTCCGTGGCGCGTGCGCTGCAGTTGGCTGGCGTGGTGGCGATCACTTCGCGCTCGCTGGACGAAGCCACGACTGCAAAGCTTCGCGACCTTGTGGGTGATGCATTCATCGAATCAGCAGAGGCCGCCGAAGAGCGGTTCGTTCGCTAG
- the pstB gene encoding phosphate ABC transporter ATP-binding protein PstB produces the protein MGVGIQVENLNAWYGSTHTLHEINLELPANSATALIGPSGCGKSTFVRCLNRMHETNPIARVEGNVRIGEVDVYKEASPVEIRRRVGMVFQRPNPFPTMSIYDNVASGLKLNGFRNRKVLDEVVERSLRQAALWNEVKDDLKRKSGASLSGGQQQRLCIARALAVDPEVLLMDEPASALDPASTSKIEDLIFTLKDEYTIVIVTHNMQQAARVAENTGFFLNGHLVEFAPTNTIFTKPSDKRTEDYITGRFG, from the coding sequence GTGGGTGTTGGGATTCAAGTCGAGAACCTGAATGCATGGTACGGCTCGACGCATACGCTGCATGAAATCAACCTCGAGCTGCCCGCGAACTCGGCGACGGCTTTGATCGGGCCTTCGGGCTGCGGCAAGTCGACCTTCGTGCGCTGCCTGAACCGCATGCATGAGACGAACCCGATCGCCCGCGTGGAGGGCAACGTCCGCATAGGCGAAGTCGATGTGTACAAGGAAGCGTCGCCGGTGGAGATTCGCCGCCGCGTAGGCATGGTGTTCCAGCGTCCGAATCCGTTCCCGACGATGTCGATCTATGACAACGTGGCGAGTGGCTTGAAGCTGAACGGTTTCCGCAACCGCAAGGTGCTGGACGAAGTTGTCGAGCGCTCGCTGCGTCAGGCTGCGCTTTGGAACGAGGTCAAGGACGACCTGAAGCGCAAGTCCGGTGCGTCGTTGTCGGGCGGACAGCAGCAGCGTCTGTGCATCGCCCGCGCTCTCGCGGTTGATCCGGAAGTGTTGCTGATGGACGAGCCGGCCAGCGCTCTCGATCCGGCTTCGACCTCGAAGATTGAAGATCTGATCTTCACGTTGAAGGACGAGTACACGATCGTGATCGTGACGCACAACATGCAGCAGGCTGCGCGTGTGGCGGAAAATACCGGCTTCTTCCTCAACGGCCATCTCGTTGAGTTTGCGCCAACGAATACAATTTTCACCAAGCCGAGCGACAAGCGCACGGAAGATTACATTACGGGGAGGTTCGGCTGA
- a CDS encoding outer membrane beta-barrel protein, whose amino-acid sequence MLPTFRLLARRFAGVATLLVCGMVAASIHAQAAKSATDNKDSRVDIYGGYAFWHPLNSGIDGKQYQDMWNPNATASVSYYFNRYVGVQMEGSYFSGQNEHKPYDPNCTKTMCDQLIYTAEAGPVLRYPIGHWVPFIHALGGGERTNGPVDQHLFWGWGVTGGAGLDYVFPFWNQRLAVRPIQADWQYSQVVYGPLVLPAGNVGGFGEISALKLSGGIVLRFGEIHNPQPISIGCKVEPGSVLAGEPITATAETMGLNPKRKAVFTWNTNGGHLTPNGPTASVDTTGLLPGEYVVGARLTQGPHAYEIATCEAPFTVKKLVEPTAVAAAPDASGPPTISCSALPTSAPSGTTIDITATAGSPGNRPLSYSYAASAGQITGNGSTARLTTAGIGDGLITVTCNVVDDQGQRASSTAAVQIAMPIVPVIPQTRQLCSISFERDRRRPARVDNEAKACLDDIALTLGSQTDAHLEMVGNARPNENPQEAAERALNARQYLVQEKGIDPSRIEVRVGQTSGRTLDNVLVPTGSTYNDGNTQLFDEGQIHRHGEAYGVHHGAVRSGVSRPGATRVHRRTAVRRSTASRAVAPAAAPTTNNSGSPVIPPLQ is encoded by the coding sequence TTGCTGCCCACGTTCCGCCTGCTTGCCCGCCGTTTTGCCGGTGTTGCCACGCTGCTCGTCTGCGGTATGGTCGCCGCGTCTATCCATGCGCAGGCTGCTAAGTCCGCGACGGACAACAAGGATTCGCGCGTCGATATTTACGGCGGCTACGCCTTCTGGCACCCTCTGAACTCCGGCATCGACGGCAAGCAGTATCAGGACATGTGGAACCCCAACGCCACCGCGAGCGTCAGCTATTACTTCAACCGCTACGTGGGCGTGCAGATGGAAGGCTCTTACTTCTCCGGGCAGAACGAGCACAAGCCGTACGATCCGAACTGCACGAAGACCATGTGCGATCAGCTCATCTACACCGCGGAAGCTGGTCCTGTTCTGCGTTATCCCATCGGGCACTGGGTACCGTTCATTCACGCTCTAGGCGGCGGCGAGCGCACGAATGGCCCCGTCGATCAGCATCTCTTCTGGGGCTGGGGCGTCACAGGCGGTGCGGGGCTGGATTACGTCTTCCCGTTCTGGAATCAGCGTCTCGCCGTGCGCCCGATCCAGGCGGACTGGCAATACTCGCAGGTCGTCTACGGCCCGCTCGTATTGCCCGCAGGAAACGTCGGTGGCTTCGGAGAGATCTCCGCGCTCAAGCTTTCGGGCGGCATCGTGCTTCGCTTCGGCGAGATTCATAACCCGCAACCGATTTCCATTGGCTGCAAGGTTGAACCTGGCTCGGTGCTCGCGGGTGAGCCGATCACCGCGACCGCAGAAACCATGGGCCTGAACCCCAAGCGCAAGGCCGTCTTCACCTGGAACACCAACGGCGGCCACCTCACCCCCAACGGCCCTACGGCTTCGGTGGACACCACCGGCCTGCTGCCGGGTGAGTACGTCGTCGGCGCGCGCCTTACGCAAGGCCCGCACGCCTATGAGATCGCGACCTGCGAGGCGCCGTTCACGGTCAAGAAGCTCGTTGAGCCGACTGCGGTCGCCGCCGCCCCCGATGCCTCAGGACCGCCCACGATCTCCTGCTCGGCCCTGCCAACCAGCGCGCCCTCGGGCACGACCATTGACATCACGGCAACGGCAGGGAGCCCCGGCAATCGTCCGTTGTCCTACTCGTATGCGGCCAGCGCAGGACAGATCACCGGCAACGGCAGCACCGCTCGCCTTACCACTGCAGGCATCGGCGACGGCCTCATCACTGTCACCTGCAACGTCGTGGACGATCAGGGCCAGCGTGCCTCTTCGACCGCTGCCGTTCAGATCGCGATGCCGATCGTTCCGGTCATCCCGCAGACGCGTCAGCTTTGCTCTATCAGCTTCGAACGCGATCGCCGCCGCCCGGCTCGCGTAGACAACGAAGCCAAGGCGTGCCTTGATGACATCGCGCTCACGCTCGGCTCGCAGACCGATGCGCATCTCGAGATGGTGGGCAATGCTCGCCCCAACGAGAACCCGCAGGAAGCGGCTGAGCGCGCTCTGAACGCTCGCCAGTACCTCGTGCAGGAGAAGGGCATCGATCCTTCGCGCATCGAAGTCCGCGTCGGCCAGACCTCTGGCCGCACGCTCGACAACGTGCTCGTGCCCACCGGATCCACGTACAACGACGGCAATACGCAGCTCTTCGACGAAGGTCAGATCCATCGCCACGGTGAAGCGTATGGCGTGCATCACGGCGCAGTTCGCTCAGGGGTCTCGCGACCGGGCGCAACGCGTGTACATCGCCGCACGGCGGTTCGTCGTTCCACAGCAAGTCGCGCAGTGGCACCTGCAGCGGCACCCACGACGAACAACAGCGGCTCGCCAGTAATTCCGCCGCTTCAGTAG
- a CDS encoding SDR family NAD(P)-dependent oxidoreductase, whose translation MPKTWLITGAGNGLGHDIAEAALASGDNVVATARRIHELDSLVQQYGTRILPFTLEVRDQDAAKAAVLAAVDTFGTLDVLVNNAGYGFFAPFEQMTDEQFNGVFDTCFWGVVYTTRAAVPVMRKQRSGHIFQVSSIGGRIAMPGNTPYHAAKWAVGGLSDSLGFEVAPFGVKVCTLEPGGIRTNWAHRAGEGSPELLPEYVDSVGAILKLLEAVRGNSEGDPRRIADVIVKLAASDDVPARLILGVDAEARVKHVEKARAAEAVKWEATTHSTVFPNAPKIDYGLKD comes from the coding sequence ATGCCTAAAACCTGGCTCATTACCGGCGCTGGCAACGGCCTTGGCCACGATATTGCCGAAGCCGCCCTCGCAAGCGGAGACAACGTTGTTGCCACCGCTCGCCGCATTCACGAACTCGACTCCCTCGTGCAGCAGTATGGCACTCGCATCCTGCCCTTCACCCTTGAAGTCCGCGACCAGGACGCCGCCAAGGCTGCCGTACTCGCGGCCGTGGATACCTTCGGCACTCTCGACGTTCTTGTGAACAATGCCGGCTACGGCTTCTTCGCGCCGTTCGAACAGATGACCGACGAGCAGTTCAACGGCGTCTTCGACACCTGCTTCTGGGGCGTTGTCTACACCACACGCGCCGCCGTTCCCGTGATGCGCAAGCAACGCAGCGGCCATATTTTCCAGGTTTCCTCGATTGGAGGTCGCATTGCCATGCCCGGCAACACGCCCTATCACGCAGCGAAATGGGCCGTGGGTGGCCTTAGCGATTCCCTGGGCTTCGAGGTCGCGCCTTTTGGAGTCAAAGTCTGCACACTAGAACCGGGCGGCATTCGGACGAACTGGGCGCATCGCGCAGGCGAAGGTTCGCCTGAACTACTGCCTGAGTACGTCGACAGCGTTGGCGCCATCCTGAAATTGCTGGAAGCCGTGCGCGGCAATAGCGAAGGCGATCCCAGGCGCATCGCCGACGTCATCGTAAAGCTTGCTGCAAGCGACGACGTTCCCGCTCGCCTGATCCTTGGCGTGGATGCAGAGGCACGCGTCAAGCACGTTGAAAAAGCGCGGGCGGCAGAAGCGGTGAAGTGGGAAGCGACGACACACTCCACGGTCTTCCCCAACGCACCCAAAATTGACTATGGTCTGAAGGACTAA
- the pstA gene encoding phosphate ABC transporter permease PstA, with translation MANQLRASKANVNRRAFENAMVTGISVLGTIVVLVPLIAILVYLIYKGASSLNVAFFTHIPKPVGETGGGMANSIMGSCIILLLASLLGIPVGIAGGVYLAEFSAGKTLGTVIRFVADVLNGVPSIVMGIAGYSLIVVHQKHFSAFAAGITLAIMMVPTVTRTTEEMLRTVPYALREAAYGLGVPRWRMVMSISLRTAAPGIITGCMLAFARVAGETAPLLFTAFGSQFWPSGLNQPMAALPLQIFSYAMSPYDDWHRLAWAGSLVLITLIMVSVGLVRYVTSRGQLKGGH, from the coding sequence ATGGCCAACCAGCTACGCGCCTCCAAAGCCAACGTCAACCGCCGCGCGTTCGAGAACGCGATGGTCACCGGCATCTCCGTGCTGGGCACGATCGTCGTGCTGGTACCACTCATCGCGATCCTTGTGTACCTGATCTACAAGGGCGCGAGCTCACTCAACGTCGCCTTCTTCACACACATTCCGAAGCCCGTCGGCGAGACCGGTGGCGGTATGGCGAACTCCATCATGGGTTCGTGCATCATCCTTCTCCTCGCAAGCCTGCTGGGTATTCCTGTGGGTATCGCCGGTGGCGTGTACCTTGCGGAGTTCAGCGCAGGGAAGACGCTGGGGACGGTGATCCGCTTCGTCGCAGACGTGCTGAACGGTGTACCGTCCATCGTGATGGGCATCGCCGGCTACTCGCTGATCGTCGTGCACCAGAAACACTTCTCGGCGTTCGCGGCGGGCATCACGCTGGCGATCATGATGGTCCCAACGGTGACGCGCACCACCGAAGAGATGCTGCGCACGGTGCCGTATGCGCTGCGCGAGGCCGCGTACGGTCTGGGCGTACCGCGCTGGCGCATGGTCATGTCGATCTCGCTGCGTACTGCGGCTCCGGGCATCATCACCGGCTGCATGTTGGCGTTTGCGCGCGTCGCCGGCGAGACCGCACCGCTGCTGTTCACGGCGTTCGGCTCGCAGTTCTGGCCCTCAGGACTCAACCAGCCGATGGCCGCGCTGCCGCTGCAGATTTTCTCGTACGCGATGAGCCCGTATGACGATTGGCATCGCCTGGCGTGGGCCGGTTCGCTCGTACTGATTACGTTGATCATGGTTTCTGTTGGCCTCGTGCGTTACGTCACCTCGCGCGGCCAACTCAAGGGAGGGCACTAA
- a CDS encoding phosphoadenylyl-sulfate reductase, with the protein MSSVAESNVLEDNAAVEALSAEELVAEVLRASGGEHVCLTSSFQAEDMVVLHLLRKHLADVPVIFLETGYHFPALIEYRDRLVNEWRLNLVNAMPKQTLAEHESQFGLLHIVQPTECCNLRKVEPLMRSLEPYSWWFTGLRREQSPTRAGLKKVEDHKLPTGKMLKKVSILADWDWARVEAYANEHGIPKLSLYDLGYTSIGCEPCTKIPEAGADPRSGRWGGKKLECGIHTFSEKAS; encoded by the coding sequence ATGTCGAGTGTGGCAGAGAGCAATGTGCTGGAGGACAACGCAGCGGTAGAGGCGTTGTCGGCAGAGGAGCTTGTCGCAGAGGTGCTGCGCGCCAGCGGTGGCGAGCACGTGTGCCTCACCTCGAGCTTTCAGGCGGAAGACATGGTGGTCCTGCATCTGCTGCGCAAGCACCTGGCAGATGTGCCGGTGATCTTTCTCGAGACCGGCTATCACTTCCCGGCACTGATCGAGTATCGCGATCGGCTCGTGAACGAGTGGCGGCTGAACCTCGTCAATGCGATGCCGAAGCAGACGCTGGCGGAGCATGAGAGCCAGTTCGGCCTGCTGCATATCGTGCAACCAACGGAGTGCTGCAACCTGCGTAAAGTCGAGCCGTTGATGCGTTCTCTTGAGCCGTACTCATGGTGGTTTACGGGGTTGCGTCGTGAGCAGTCGCCCACGCGCGCGGGCCTGAAGAAGGTGGAAGACCACAAGCTGCCGACGGGGAAGATGCTCAAGAAGGTCAGCATCCTCGCGGATTGGGATTGGGCGCGAGTGGAAGCTTATGCGAATGAGCATGGCATCCCGAAGCTTTCGCTCTATGACCTCGGCTACACCTCCATCGGCTGCGAGCCTTGTACGAAGATCCCTGAGGCTGGCGCTGATCCCCGCTCTGGACGGTGGGGCGGCAAGAAGCTCGAGTGTGGCATTCACACCTTCAGCGAGAAAGCCTCTTAG
- the phoU gene encoding phosphate signaling complex protein PhoU gives MRVKFHQNLDGLKERLLVMAGLAEQAIQRATEAYRTRDFSLADLVFQSEPAINRMEREIDELAYELLATEQPMAIDLRFILAVIRINADVERVGDQAVNIAARAVEMGAHANPDLPVDIPKLASLAQAMVRKSLQSFIEADAEMARSVLTMDDEVDAMNKAAYGALTEIITRQPELTPQALNVLIIARNLERVGDHATNIAEDVIFWVQGSDVRHSSMD, from the coding sequence ATGCGCGTAAAGTTTCACCAAAATCTCGATGGCTTGAAGGAACGGCTGCTCGTGATGGCCGGGCTTGCAGAGCAAGCCATTCAGCGCGCCACGGAAGCCTATCGCACTCGCGACTTTTCGCTCGCGGACCTGGTGTTCCAGTCCGAGCCGGCGATCAATCGCATGGAGCGTGAGATAGACGAACTCGCTTATGAACTGCTCGCCACCGAGCAGCCGATGGCGATCGACCTGCGCTTCATCCTCGCGGTCATTCGCATCAATGCAGACGTGGAGCGTGTGGGCGATCAGGCGGTGAATATCGCTGCTCGTGCCGTGGAGATGGGCGCCCATGCGAACCCTGATCTGCCGGTAGACATTCCTAAGCTGGCTTCGCTGGCGCAGGCGATGGTGCGCAAATCGCTGCAGTCGTTCATCGAAGCCGATGCAGAAATGGCTCGCTCGGTGCTGACGATGGATGACGAGGTCGACGCGATGAACAAGGCAGCATACGGCGCGCTGACGGAGATCATCACGCGTCAGCCGGAGCTCACGCCGCAGGCGCTGAACGTGCTGATCATCGCTCGCAACCTGGAGCGCGTCGGCGATCATGCGACCAACATCGCAGAAGATGTCATCTTCTGGGTGCAGGGTTCGGACGTACGTCACAGCTCGATGGACTAA
- the pstC gene encoding phosphate ABC transporter permease subunit PstC: MGRAPAAVREFLRARSSGKVGDSVFRGLMLACGLSILAIVALIVVMLVQQSKLSLHEFGFKFFLRSAWDPVAGDFGALPFIYGTLVTSILALLIAVPLALCVAIFIMEICPGPLRGPVAFTTELLAAIPSVVYGLWAVFVLVPLMRDKLGPLLVKLFGWTGLFSGSNFGEGLLTASIVLSIMILPVISSITREVMSAVPVSQKEGVLALGATRWEMIRIAVLRNARVGIVGGIILGFGRALGETMAVTMVIGNHADISRSLFAPGYTLASVIANEFTEATGDLYLSALIEIGLALFLVTIVVNTIARLLVWAVTRGHAVQGQ, translated from the coding sequence GTGGGTCGTGCTCCTGCGGCGGTTCGCGAGTTCCTGCGAGCGCGCAGCAGCGGCAAGGTGGGGGACAGCGTCTTCCGCGGCCTCATGCTGGCCTGCGGTCTCAGCATCCTTGCCATCGTTGCGCTGATCGTCGTTATGCTGGTGCAGCAGTCGAAGCTTTCTCTGCACGAGTTCGGCTTCAAGTTCTTCCTGCGCTCGGCGTGGGACCCGGTCGCAGGCGATTTCGGCGCGTTGCCATTCATCTACGGCACGCTGGTCACCTCGATCCTCGCGCTGCTCATCGCGGTGCCTCTGGCGCTCTGCGTGGCGATCTTCATCATGGAAATCTGCCCCGGCCCGCTGCGTGGACCGGTGGCGTTTACGACCGAGTTGCTGGCTGCCATCCCTTCGGTGGTCTACGGCCTGTGGGCGGTCTTTGTGCTCGTTCCGCTGATGCGCGACAAGCTTGGGCCGCTGCTGGTCAAGCTCTTTGGCTGGACGGGTCTGTTCAGCGGCTCGAACTTCGGCGAAGGTCTGCTGACCGCCAGCATCGTGCTTTCGATCATGATCCTGCCTGTGATCTCGTCGATTACCCGCGAAGTCATGTCGGCGGTTCCTGTGAGCCAGAAGGAAGGCGTGCTGGCGCTCGGTGCCACTCGTTGGGAGATGATTCGCATCGCGGTGCTGCGCAATGCGCGCGTCGGCATCGTTGGCGGCATCATCCTGGGCTTCGGCCGCGCGCTGGGCGAGACGATGGCCGTGACGATGGTGATCGGCAACCACGCTGACATCTCTCGCAGTCTGTTCGCGCCGGGCTATACGCTGGCCAGCGTGATTGCGAATGAATTTACGGAGGCCACGGGCGATCTCTATCTGTCGGCGTTGATTGAGATTGGTCTGGCGCTCTTCCTGGTGACGATTGTGGTGAATACGATTGCGCGGCTGCTGGTGTGGGCCGTGACGCGCGGCCATGCCGTGCAGGGGCAATAA
- the cysD gene encoding sulfate adenylyltransferase subunit CysD, whose translation MSTPVDTLPDSVREVYHERLNHLQALEAESLYIFREAVAEFAKPVMLYSIGKDSSVMLRLAQKAFFPGKIPFPLLHVDTSYKFTEMIEFRDKYTKEIGAELIVHRNEEAIADGASPWKLGTQNCCGALKTRSLLDGLAEGGFDAAFGGARRDEEKSRAKERVYSFRDGAGQWDPKNQRPELWSLYNSRLRKGESIRVFPLSNWTELDIWLYLYSEQIPIVPMYFAQERDVVVRGGTLTIVDHTTRLLPHETVEKRMVRMRSLGCSPCTGAIASEADTLPKIIEELITFRRSERENRAIDHDEEGSMETKKREGYF comes from the coding sequence TTGTCTACACCCGTCGATACGCTGCCGGATTCGGTTCGCGAGGTTTATCACGAGCGGCTGAACCACCTGCAGGCGCTGGAGGCCGAGAGCCTCTACATCTTCCGCGAGGCCGTGGCTGAGTTCGCCAAGCCGGTCATGCTGTACTCGATCGGCAAGGACTCGAGCGTCATGTTGCGCCTTGCGCAGAAAGCGTTCTTCCCTGGCAAGATTCCCTTCCCGCTGCTGCATGTCGACACCAGCTACAAGTTCACGGAGATGATCGAGTTCCGCGACAAGTACACCAAGGAAATTGGCGCGGAGCTGATCGTGCATCGCAACGAAGAGGCGATTGCCGACGGCGCGAGCCCGTGGAAGCTCGGCACGCAGAACTGCTGCGGTGCTTTGAAGACGCGTTCACTGCTCGATGGTCTTGCTGAAGGCGGCTTTGACGCTGCGTTCGGCGGTGCTCGTCGTGATGAAGAGAAATCGCGCGCGAAAGAGCGTGTGTACTCGTTCCGCGATGGGGCGGGCCAGTGGGACCCGAAGAACCAGCGTCCTGAGCTGTGGTCGCTGTATAACTCGCGTCTGCGCAAGGGTGAGTCTATTCGCGTGTTCCCGCTTTCGAACTGGACGGAGCTCGACATCTGGCTCTATCTCTACTCGGAACAGATTCCGATCGTGCCGATGTACTTTGCGCAGGAGCGTGATGTCGTGGTGCGTGGCGGTACGTTGACGATCGTCGATCACACGACGCGTTTGTTACCGCATGAGACCGTGGAGAAGCGCATGGTGCGCATGCGCTCGCTGGGCTGCTCGCCCTGCACGGGCGCGATCGCCAGTGAGGCAGACACGCTGCCGAAGATTATCGAAGAGCTGATCACCTTCCGTCGTTCCGAGCGCGAAAACCGCGCGATTGACCACGACGAAGAAGGCTCCATGGAAACGAAGAAGCGGGAGGGCTACTTCTAA